The stretch of DNA ccgcccctccccGGGGGAGCCCCTGGCCGGGGCCTGCGCCCGGGGGCGGGGATGAGCCCGCCGGAGGCCGCCCGCTAGCCCGGCTGCCCCGCCGCATGGAGCGCGCCGCCCGCCCGGCCCCGCGCTCCTGCTCTCCGTCGGCCCATGGCGCCGGGCGGTAGCGGCCGGGGCCTCGTCCCGCAGCTGGCCCGGGCCCGGAGCGGCGCGGAGGCCGCACCATGACCATGAGATCCACCGTCTTCAAGGCGGCCGCGGCCACGGCGCTGAACGCGGACAGGCTGGACTacgagaggccggggctggcgcTGGAGCCGGGCCCGGAGGAGGAGCCGGGCAGGGAGGCCGCCCCGCTGCCCCGCCAGCCGCCCCGCAAGCCCAAGGAGCCGCCCCCGCTGGGGGGACACAAGGGCCGCGGCGGCGGGggcggaggcggcggcggcgggggcgggccggcggcggcggccggggcGCCCGGGCagcaggaggagagctggggcggCCTGgtgcccttgccctgccccccggCCAGCAGCAAGCAGGCCGGCGTGGGGGATGCCAGCAGCAGGCCCAAGTACCAGGCGGTGCTGCCCGGACACACCGCCTCCCAGGTGGCGGCGAAGGACAAGGGCTGCCCGGCCGCGGCcagcgccccggccccggccccgccggcCTCGGCCACGGCGGAGCCGGGCCAGCCGCCTCCCGCGGCGGCCGCCGCGGCCTCGGAGAGCAAGTGGAAGAGCGGCGTGCGGAAGAGCCCCATGGGGGCCGGCGGGGGTTCCTCCAACCAGGCGGCCTGCCTCAAGCAGATCCTCCTGCTCCAGCTGGACCTGAtcgagcagcagcagcagcagctgcaggccaaGGAGAAGGAGATCGAGGAGCTCAAGGCCGAGAGGGACACGGTACGTGAGGGGTTAATGGGAAAGGGGCGCGGACCCGGCGACAAGGGGTTAGTGGGGGGGGGACACGGCGCCCGAGGGGTTAATGGGCAAGAGGAGCCCCGTAACGAAGGGGTTAATAGGCAAAGCAGCCTGCAGGAGACAAGGGGTtaatgggggggcggggctgctggCACACGGCGCCCCAGGGGTTAATGGGCAAGAGGAGCCCCGTAACGAAGGGGTTAATAGGCAAAGCAGCCTGCAGGAGACAAGGGGttaatgggggggtggggctgctggcaCACGGCGCCCCAGGGGTTAATGGGAAGAGGAGCCCCGTAACGAAGGGGTTAATAGGCAAAGCAGCCTGCAGGAGACAAGGGGttaatgggggggtggggctgctggcaCACGGCGCCCCAGAGGTTAATGGGAAGAGGAGCCCCGTAACGAAGGGGTTAATAGGCAAAGCAGCCTGCAGGAGACAAGGGGttaatgggggggtggggctgctggcaCCCGGCGCCCCAGGGGTTAATGGGAAGAGGAGCCCCGTAACGAAGGGGTTAATAGGCAAAGCAGCCTGCAGGAGACAAGGGGttaatggggggtggggctgctggcaCATGGCCCCCGAGGGGTTAATGGGCAAGAGGGGCGTTGCAACCAAAGGGTTAACGGGCAGCGGGACAGGGCGAGGGCACTAAAGGGGGCTAGTAACTGTCaatgagtgggggaggggcagggcagcccaAGGGTTAAAGGGCTGGGGTCCGGTTGCCATGGGGCTGAGATTAGAAAAGGCCAGGGAGAGGAACGGGTTAATTTAAAGGAGCCCATCAGGGATTATGGTCGGGTTAAGGCTGGAGCGATATAGTTTGTGAAGGGTTAAATTAAAGGGGCCCAGTATGGGGCTCCTACATATGCTTGGCATGGAGGTAGGGCTGCAGCGAGCCATCTGGGTGGCGGGGCAGGAGAGCACAGCGGGCCCTTTAACTGCCGCTGTTGTAATTACTACAAATGGATAACAAACGCCCCACTTCCCAGAGCAAATTCTTTCCCTCCTCTTTGCTCCTCTCCAGGGagcctcccactccccacccccttgtgcTATAATGAGACCAGCctcagttcctcctcctcctcctcctttaaaTGTTTCACACGTACTGTGGCAATGTACAGAAACCTGGCCAGGGTCCAGACTAGGATACTGCTGACCCGCTTTGCTGATAGGAGAATGGAAGCCTGGCCCACTTGCAGAGCTGTACTAATGCAGGGTTTGCTCCTTAGTCAAatgcagggctgagggggaaggcTAATTGTAAAGCAgtggtgccccctctccccccctcccaaaataGCATGGAGATATTCATGGGGCACAGGGGATTAGATTTGGAAAGACCCACTGGATCAGAACCAAATGAATATTTGTTAGCGTTTCCCCTGCAAGCAGGAGTTATTTAAAACTATCCGATTTGGTGCAGATTTCTCAGTGCAGACCCATAAATAGTCCTCTGCTCCCTTAAAACGTCACAAAGTCGATTGGTCTCACTATCCTGTCCATAATCTGCAAGCCTGCAGCaacttaaaaatacatttcttccCCTTCCTATAATTGTCCCCCTACAGAAAGGGTattctagttttgtttttttgcaaaaatcTTCAAAGGGCTGCATATCCaatgggtagggtgaccagacgtcccgattttatagggacagtcccgattttggggtctttttcttatataggctcctattaccccccacccccgtcctgatttttcacacttgctgtctggtcaccctacgagTGAGTGAGGGGTTATTTTCCTTGCTTTCCAAAGGAATGGCATGAGCCAGCGGGCAGTATTTTACTGGCGTATGCTGACTGCAAGGTGGGATAGGATCTGAGGTGCAAGGAGGCACTGTCAAAACATCTCCTGGTGTTGGTCTGAGTAAAGTTAACCAACATGGAGGTAGCAGCTGCTGTATTGCAGTCAAAGGGTGTGATGGGAGTTTTGACACGTGGGATTCtctgagagtttaaaaaaaattaaggaaacaGAACACACAAGCCATGTGTGATAAGCCTGTGAGTCAAACAGAGATACAAGCACATCTGAGTTAATTCTCTCTGGCTCTCTAGTCCCTCCTGCTGTCTGTAGATGCATAATCAATTCCAGAGGCTATGTCCCCTACCTGCAGTACCTAGGCAAAGCAGGGGGTAAATTAAGGACACTACTgaatttcttttctctcttgtAATGAAGCTGAGGAAAACTGGAAGGGGGGAAAGCTAAAAATTCATTTTCTTGGTGCATTGTGTCCATATGATTCAATTCTGTGGAACGGTGTGAAGGTTAAAGGTGGCATGCGCTCATGCTCTCTCTCGCACGCTCATGTGCACACACGTGCACGCGCACACAGAGAGCATGATTTGGGACTGCAGGACCCACTGAAAGAGGCGCACAAGCCACACTGAAAGTCATTGGGGCTTGTGTGTCTCTCACTTAACATgtgcttttcaaaagcacctggagGAAGAGATGGATCTATGGAATGCATTGCATACACAATTACAGATCTGTCTGAATTATAAAACACTACTGCATTTTAATCAGAGGCTTTGGTAagcctcttttcttttctttctaatctATTTTAAATTGATATTCTTCGGACCTAATTACAAATTACCTGGCCTAGTTGAATGTAGGGGTGATGTGCAAAGTTCGAGAGCACCCAAAACTGCACCATATCTGTCAGTTGGAATGATTTGTAAACATTTGTTCCCTTCTTGGATCTTCAAATGGTGTTGGTTGGGGAACAAGGGGAAGCAATAAATCAAATTACAAGTGAATATTTTATTGAGTTTTGAATGCAAAAATGTGGTGGTTTTGGAGCTGAGATGTCCGGACTTCTTGTGGGTAAACAGAacgggtaaaaatttcaaaagtgcctaagcccCATTGAAAATCAATAGGATTGAGGCTCTAGATTtacttaggtgcttctgaaaatttgacCCCTAAACACTTTCTTATTTGTAAAGGTATCTCTTATTACAACCCTGTTTCTTTTGCCCTTTTCCCCATGTGGGCTGTCCCCTGATTTCTTCCCTCTGTAGCTTTGGGAGGGGAGTTGAATTATGTAAGCCAAATTGCGCTGTGCCTTAGCGAGTCTGAAATATTAAATCTGAGgctgtaattttcactctaaAGTGAGAGGTGCGGCCTCAGGATTTTCAGCTTTATAATGGGGATCAGAAATGTGTCTTTCTAATTCATCTGATCACTCCACAGCCATATTCACAGTGCTAGAGGTGAAATTCATACTGGTCATCTTCCTTGAAACCTGCGTTGGGAAAACCGTGGGGGTATAACCTGAAACAAGTGACAATACTGAAATAAAGTCGTCTTCCTTTCTGTGATGTCTTGTTCTATGTAAAATTTGGAGAAAGATTTTAATTATAGCTCAGAGGTGGTGGACAGCAAGGCACAAATACCAGAACAGGTGTGGTGTGAGGCAAATAAGTTAGGgtgtctttgtttttttaaaatcaaactggAATTGGTGTAATTCTTCTCTGATGAAAGCATGCCGGCTAAAGCGTAAGTGTTGGCCTTGGTTCTTCTTTCAGCTCCTAGCTCGGATTGAGCGCATGGAAAGGAGgatgcagctggtgaagaaggataatgagagagagaaacacaggaTTTTTCAAGGGTATGAAACCGAAGAGAAGGCTGAATCAGAAGCATCTGAGAAACTACAGATTGAATGCCAGCAGGATCTCTTGGACacatcccagcccctgcctccaaaaCACTTCTCATAtggaagaaatggaaagggacaTAAAAGGTACAGGACCACTTCACGACCTTATTCTTCATAAGGGCTTGCCACACagcagtggggcctgtgtgtgtatatacgcATCTGCTGTCCGTCACATCGCTTGTATAAAAGATCATTGTAGCTTTAATGCTATTTCTCCAACACTAACTCATGTCAGCTTTTCATTTAACTGTTTGACTGGCAGATACCAAAAAGCCTGACAAATAGGACACTGGCTtgttgagtgaccttgggcaagttgtgtccctgctctgtgcctcagtttccccatctgtaaaatggggataatgatcccaACCTCCTTTCTAAAGTGCTGTaagatctactgctgaaaagcgCTAGAGAAGAGCTAGGTGTTCGCATACGTGTTCCAATACCAAGCAGCAAGTACCATCCATATTAGATGCAGAACAAAGAATATGCCTGGATTTTGTAAGTCAGGGATAACTTAGGATAGCCCACTTGTGGATTTGCTCCTTTGAGTTATCTGAGTAATGTTGGCTTGAAATAAAAGGCATTCTTCCATCCAGAGGATATGACAGGGAGTGAGTTTGCCTCCTTTACCAAGTGGGTTAGCCCATTTTTTGTCCAAGAGGTTTGTAACTTTGCGTGGCAATGTTTTTTTGGGCCACTCATTGCTCCCAAGTTCACATTTATGTCCCCAAATacccttctcttttttttttaagaggacaCTGGTACCTTGAAAATcggatttttctctctctcaaacttACCTACCGCCAAGTAATTTTtcttgttctcccctcccccaacttgtTAACTTGTGCATTTGACAGTTTAACTCTGTTCTTAATGGTCTGTTTCATTTGTCTCATGCACTAATATGAGTACATTCTAGTCTAGTATATGTACGTTTTTAGACTGACTCAGGtaaggaggggaaactgaggcacagaggtgacgtgacttgcccaatgttgtgcagcatttcagtggcagagcctggaatagaatccaggtctcccggCTCTCAGTTCAGTGTCTTAGCCACCAGACCATGCTGTCTCTCATCACTCAGGCATTGATCGTGGGGAGCTCGCAAGCatgctcttccccaggccctgcgAGAGGGTGTTTGCTATAACAGCAAAGCTGAAACTAATGAGGGAGCAGGCAGGTGTgtatgggaagggggaggaggcgTGTGTTTGACGTTGATCTTGAGGGGTCCACCCAAAAGGCCCTTCTGATTATCAGGGGAATAGGGAAAAGCCCGCTCGTTTCTTTTTAagaccaactttttttttttttttaaagcatgctgTCTCAAAAAATAGATCAGCGACCTTCTCATCAGTTGGGAGTGTCCCTTTAATCCATGTCTGGCACTGTGCAGGTAGCAGTCACTTTGCAGCTCTTTCCAGTCATCCATGGCTCTGGAAGCTGGATTGCTGTATTGCAACACACTCTGTCAGGGGCTACCCGTGGAAGGTTACAGCTCCTGTCGTACCAGAGTGAAAGCAGTAGTCTCAGGGAGCTCAATGCACCAGTCTCCTGGAAATAAAACTCCTCAGCCTTCGGTTGCCTCTCTCGCAAACTTTGCTGCCCGATCTCTGCAAAGGGACATACATTTAGACTATACCAATGTAAATCTATGATTATGGGACAACTAGCATTAGCTTTCTGGCATGCACAGTAAAAAATACAGATGCTGGGAAAATGAGTAGCCTGCTCTTGCAATAGGCTAGCTGAATAGGCTGTTAAACTCTCTCCCTTCTTTAACAGGAAGTCAGCGTTTGGAAGTGCAGAGAGGAAAACTCCAGTTAAAAAGCTGGTGGCCGAATTTTCAAAAGTCAAGAATAAAACTCTGAAATACTCTCCAGTGAAAGAGGAGCCAAGTAGCTCTTTATCCGAAACTGTTTGCAGACGTGAACTGAGGAGTCAAGAGACTCCAGAAAAAGCCAGATCGCTAGTGGACGCTCCCTTAAAACCATCCACCCCATTGAAAAGTCCCAGTGCCCACCCCAGGGATAAAAGTTTCCCCAGCGAGACAGAAGATCTGCCGTACCTTTCAACCACCGAAATGTACTTGTGTCGTTGGCATCAACCTCCCCCGTCACCGTTGCCGTTACGAGAGCCCTCTCCAAAGAAGGAGGAGACTGTAGCAAGTAAGCGAACAAAAACTTGCTTGTAGCTGCATAATGGTCAGTCTGACACGGGTGCTTGCCACCTGAAGTGTTACCCTTCTACTGGACAGATGCTCGGCAAACGTGAAAATAGGTGGAATTACCACAAAGCAGTGCTCTGTCATTCCCTGATTGTGGGAGGTGTCTGCTAGTAACAAACTAGCAGCTGTGGAAGGAGCTTTAAAGCCACAGTTGGGTTTCTGTAAGCCCGAGAGTGGCTCTGTCTGTGTTTTGCATAGTGCTTACGTGATCCTATGAAGGCAGAGTGTATCTCGGGATGTAGATTGTCCCTGGTTttgttttcacttaaaaaaaacaaacacttttcagCTCTGAGATCTTTAATGTGACCATTATGTAAAGGGGCCTTCACTCTAGCCTTGTCTGCGCTGGGATTTCTTCCTAAAAAGCGTCCCCCATTACTGCCACGTGTTCACTCCAGAGGTGAAAGCAACAGCAGGAATGGTGGTGGGCACAAGGCACTGGTAGCTGCTGGCATCTTAATCACCATGTTTTCTAGGcctgctctgagcagcgctgACCAATGCAATGGCAACAAAAGCCAGCAGCTGTaagagccctgtctacactagggctcacGGTAGGCTGCTTTTAGGAGGAATGGCTAGTGCAAGCCACGCCTCTGACTGCAAGGTGAACTCCCTTCTTTGCCCTCACGGGCACGCACCAGGCCATGCTGTCACAGTCGACACATCGAATTGCTGCCTCATGATGGCTGGGCGGGCAGAAGGAATCTTTTGGTGACCCACACGATCCCTGGTACAGAAACCAGTCAGGGGTGTCAAAGTGAACCCCCTGCTCGCTGATCGCCCTTCCTTTAGTTTCCAGCCATCTTCTGCAGCTGCACAGAAGCATTCTGCCTGCTGCTCAGCAAAGTGAACTAAGATCCCACAATCCCAGCCTGCTTTGCTCTTGGCAGGCAGTATACATCCAGCTCTCTTCAGAGCCGTTGTCTAGAGGAGGTCCAGGAGCGGTGAGGTCTGCTGCCCAGCGAGGTGTGTGGACAGGCGATGCTTGTGAGCAGGCAGCtgctcttatcccatgacttgggggagaggggtgttttCTGATGTATTTTACCTTGACCCTGCCACCCCCAACTCCTCTCTGCCTTCCCATCACTTCAAAAGTCAAATCCTGTCTCCTCAGTAACGTCTCGGGAACCTGTCTCTTGCCTTTTGGAGGGTAAGGTGGCCTGCGGCCAGACCAGACATTCGCACAAGCTGGATTCCAGAGCTGTTGGCACTGGCAGTAGCTGTTGGTCAAGTGTGCCAAACTTGTGTGGCATCTCCCCTCTCTGTCCTGAAACAAGAAATAACCCGACACCAGCTAGGGTGAAGTGACCTTGAGGGTCTGATTTCAGTGCACAGAAGTCAGGAAGCACGAGTTGACCATCCATGCTTTGAACTcgccctgtgctgaggcaggccCGGGGACTGACGTGCACTGACCTACAAGGCAGAGATGATTTGAACAAAGCCAGTTCACGGGCTGCCTTTTAAGCCTCTTTGTTTACATGGCAACTTCCATGCCCATTTCTGTGGAATTGGGAAGCACCTTGCTGTTCATTGCTGAGAAATTGTATCTTGGTCTtgcagtggtggtggtgattttcaCGGAATCATGCCGCTTGTGAAAATCAGGACAATGGAGCAGTGAGGGGATTTGTAAGGAGAAGGGATTAATGTGAGGCCTACGTTTTTCCCATGTTCTCCTGCCTCTAAATCTTGTTGAGTGTCTAACAGCTAAAACCTGGGTTAGCTTTGTGGAAATACTTCATGATCCCAGGGTTGAGATCTGTTTTGAAAGCTCTCCTGGCAAAGCGTCCAAGATTGGGGGTGTCTTGGGAGAGGGCTAGTTCCTTATTCTGCATCAGGGATGGAATGGGTCACGGCATAAATACTCTTCAGGCAAATGAGCTGAAAATCCACTTTCCCCATTTTCTTTCTTACCTGCCAAGTTCTGAGTCCAGGTTCCCTAGCAACAACAAGCTGCTTTGATGATAAAGTAACCCTGATCTGTAGAGAGAAGGGAGTCTCCACGAACAATGGCCCTTAAAGGGTAAGCAGCAATATTTAGAGCAGCCTCTCAGTTTGCACGTGCACCTGGTTTCAAACTTGGATGCGGAAAACACAAACCCTAATAAATGTGCATGCATGACACACAAGGCCGGGTTGAGGCCAGCTGAACATCTAGCCCCAATTTTCTGCCTTCTCTCTAAACACAGCACCTCTCTGATCCTTTTAAACAGCGACCGCTTTAAAACAAGCACTGTTCTATTGATGGGTTTTGTCCCCACACAGATTTATGGTGTGTGAGGTTAGCATGTAAAAGAGGAACAGATCTGGCACTAAATTAGGTTTGAAACTCTCCAGTTTAAGCATGTGTGGTATACCAAACTGATCCCTTCTTTTTAATCCAATTGTTTGGTTTCTCTTAAAGGTAAACTCTCTTCCCAGTTCCTGGATCACTGGGGATGTGACATGTTGTGGTCAGAGTAGCTACGTAAATCAAGCTTGCAAATGATGAGTACATATATTACAGGCTAAGATCTAATTAAACATTTCCTTGAGTTCAGGAAGCAGAGTTTCCATTTTCAGCAGTTTGACTGATGGTGAGTTGCTCCTTTTGAACAGAAGCATCTGTGCAGAACAGAGGGCCGTGTTTTTAGTGGCTTCAGCAGGGAACTGgaaatcaggattcctgggttctgttcccagctctgggagagtaatgtggtaactgga from Lepidochelys kempii isolate rLepKem1 chromosome 27, rLepKem1.hap2, whole genome shotgun sequence encodes:
- the MSL1 gene encoding male-specific lethal 1 homolog, with amino-acid sequence MTMRSTVFKAAAATALNADRLDYERPGLALEPGPEEEPGREAAPLPRQPPRKPKEPPPLGGHKGRGGGGGGGGGGGGPAAAAGAPGQQEESWGGLVPLPCPPASSKQAGVGDASSRPKYQAVLPGHTASQVAAKDKGCPAAASAPAPAPPASATAEPGQPPPAAAAAASESKWKSGVRKSPMGAGGGSSNQAACLKQILLLQLDLIEQQQQQLQAKEKEIEELKAERDTLLARIERMERRMQLVKKDNEREKHRIFQGYETEEKAESEASEKLQIECQQDLLDTSQPLPPKHFSYGRNGKGHKRKSAFGSAERKTPVKKLVAEFSKVKNKTLKYSPVKEEPSSSLSETVCRRELRSQETPEKARSLVDAPLKPSTPLKSPSAHPRDKSFPSETEDLPYLSTTEMYLCRWHQPPPSPLPLREPSPKKEETVAIPSWRDHAVEPLRDSNPSDLLENLDDSVFAKRHAKLELDEKRRKRWDIQRIREQRILQRLQLRMYKKKGIQESEPEVTSFFPEPDDVESLLITPYLPVVAFGRPLPKLTPQNFELPWLDERSRCRLEMQKKQTPHRTCRK